A single genomic interval of Dysidea avara chromosome 8, odDysAvar1.4, whole genome shotgun sequence harbors:
- the LOC136264964 gene encoding tripartite motif-containing protein 2-like, producing MAAKQLKEIVNTLSCPICSKLFKKPKYLPCHHSYCEQCLEQWKKDSWITCPECRKEWKVPTGGVKDFDNAFIINHMMDQLVVKYTPQNVKPEVECNECLRYNPIKAFCPKCSLFLCNGCSDYHKGSRILQDHHLVDLMEITVSTEAPDPQQCRVIDIPKNTIIGQKVEFTIITRDSNGDRCYRESEDQVSVRIKEINNTIVSENNDGVYVACFKLHQVGEVKVSVCVNEEHIKGSPYSIVAPHDYTSLCKPSKIVNNDGKMGGPHGIRFSNNGTWAIVDWSNDCVCLYDGEDKLIKEITCISSDGRYCYPPNRVAFDDEGQLYVTTEAGVWKFSSEGNYLTHISKCGSKDGETKCPHGLMVHNSKVYVADFGNNRIAVFLVSGKFQKNIGIGQLGNPYDVAVTSNDELLVADDKHNCIYKFTLDGIYTGKFTTDDDGLKFPRGIAVDPHGCVLVTYTYNHQVVIIDQQGKLIHKFGSCGSGDGEFSCPDGIAVNKNGDIYVADSDNNRIQIFSNY from the coding sequence ATGGCTGCCAAACAACTAAAGGAAATTGTCAATACTCTCTCCTGCCCAATATGTAGCAAGTTGTTCAAGAAGCCCAAGTATCTACCTTGTCACCATTCCTACTGTGAACAATGTCTAGAGCAGTGGAAGAAAGACTCTTGGATCACATGCCCTGAGTGTAGAAAGGAATGGAAAGTTCCTACAGGAGGAGTAAAGGATTTTGATAATGCTTTTATCATCAATCATATGATGGACCAGTTAGTAGTAAAGTATACTCCTCAAAATGTTAAACCAGAAGTTGAATGCAATGAATGCCTCAGGTATAATCCAATAAAAGCATTTTGTCCCAAGTGCAGTTTGTTCCTTTGTAATGGTTGTAGTGACTATCACAAGGGCAGTAGAATACTTCAAGATCATCATTTAGTAGATTTAATGGAGATCACTGTATCAACTGAAGCACCAGATCCTCAACAGTGTCGAGTTATAGATATTCCCAAGAACACCATTATTGGTCAGAAGGTAGAGTTCACCATCATCACAAGGGACAGCAATGGTGATCGTTGTTATAGAGAGAGTGAAGATCAAGTGAGTGTTCGGATAAAAGAAATCAATAACACTATAGTCTCCGAAAATAATGATGGTGTTTATGTGGCTTGTTTTAAATTACACCAAGTTGGAGAAGTGAAGGTGTCAGTATGCGTCAATGAAGAACACATAAAGGGAAGCCCTTATAGCATTGTGGCTCCCCACGATTACACCTCACTATGCAAGCCCAGTAAAATAGTTAACAATGATGGTAAGATGGGTGGACCTCATGGGATTAGGTTTAGTAATAATGGCACATGGGCAATAGTTGACTGGTCCAATGACTGTGTATGTCTGTATGACGGTGAAGATAAGTTGATCAAGGAAATTACATGTATATCCAGTGATGGTCGGTATTGTTATCCACCTAATAGAGTTGCATTTGATGATGAGGGTCAATTGTATGTTACTACCGAAGCAGGAGTGTGGAAGTTTTCTAGTGAAGGTAACTACTTGACTCATATCAGCAAATGTGGATCTAAGGATGGTGAAACAAAGTGTCCACATGGTCTCATGGTACACAATAGCAAAGTATATGTTGCTGACTTTGGTAACAATCGCATTGCTGTTTTCCTTGTCAGTGGTAAATTTCAAAAAAACATTGGAATAGGACAGTTGGGCAATCCATATGATGTAGCAGTTACTAGTAATGATGAGTTACTGGTGGCTGATGATAAACACAATTGCATTTACAAGTTTACACTAGATGGCATTTACACTGGCAAGTTTACAACAGATGATGATGGACTAAAATTTCCCAGAGGCATCGCGGTTGACCCACATGGATGTGTTTTAGTGACTTATACTTATAACCATCAAGTTGTGATAATTGACCAACAGGGAAAGCTTATACACAAGTTTGGATCTTGTGGATCTGGTGATGGTGAATTTTCATGTCCTGATGGGATAGCTGTTAATAAGAATGGTGACATCTATGTTGCTGATAGTGACAACAACAGAATTCAAATTTTCTCCAATTATTAA
- the LOC136263216 gene encoding uncharacterized protein — protein sequence MANREQYEYKIILLGEAGVGKTSLFNRIKTGRFHDGQSTQGADRHTYTTTIGDDQVNVSLWDTGGGERFRTLTNNFYRNADGAFLVYCLEDNYTFENLQEWIDDASQHVNMDSFKWALIGNKCDLPNEVEKSRVEARCEQLQTKLFYSVSAKTGHNVMKSFNDLISAIHKKQHTRQQPHTQAHRSDKVQVDSVGSSTGKKPSKGGCC from the exons ATGGCCAACCGTGAGCAATACGAATACAAGATAATATTGCTGGGTGAAGCAGGCGTTGGCAAGACATCGCTGTTCAACAGAATCAAGACGGGTAGATTTCATGACGGCCAATCAACTCAAGGCGCTGACCGACACACATACACCACTACTATAGGAGATGACCAAGTTAAT GTATCACTTTGGGACACAGGCGGTGGTGAAAGATTTAGAACATTGACCAACAATTTCTACCGAAATGCTGATGGAGCTTTCTTGGTCTACTGCTTGGAAGACAATTATACATTTGAAAACCTTCAGGAGTGGATTGATGATGCATCTCAACACGTTAATATGGATTCCTTCAAGTGGGCTCTAATTGGGAACAAGTGTGACCTACCCAATGAAGTAGAGAAATCAAGAGTGGAGGCACGCTGTGAGCAGCTGCAGACAAAGTTGTTTTATTCTGTCTCAGCTAAGACTGGTCATAACGTAATGAAGTCTTTCAATGACCTGATCAGTGCTATCCACAAGAAACAACACACCAGACAGCAGCCTCATACACAAGCACACAGAAGTGACAAAGTGCAGGTTGACAGTGTAGGCTCCAGTACTGGCAAAAAGCCAAGCAAAGGAGGTTGCTGTTAA
- the LOC136263215 gene encoding uncharacterized protein, producing the protein MHPLVLVTILMSLIPLQMLIGYLYPADKSDQTRSVQEYQKAIDYVSTQLLDTVYFMSDVHNWRYLLMAPKKRDYGEAGRRGRKDDPVWNLLKDGGTEELKNSAAQIISKLLLGDDANENGHDYTSRAVEEEAKNSNQLQSLTDKDYFARSHDPRDPRPAHVRYRVGQVMKHRIHGYRGIIIGWDPICKAPETWIKRNHPSDKLEWRKRANYAVLVDIRDRPEPQTTYVVEDNIIIVDDDMEVIHPSIANYFEDYEDNEEYIPQDWLREIYPND; encoded by the exons ATGCACCCTCTGGTGTTAGTCACTATTTTAATGTCGCTGATACCACTGCAGATGTTAATAGGATACCTGTATCCCGCAGACAAAAGTGACCAGACTAGATCAGTACAAGA GTATCAGAAGGCGATAGACTACGTTTCCACTCAGTTGTTAGACACAGTTTACTTCATGAGTGATGTCCACAACTGGAGGTACCTGTTGATGGCCCCCAAGAAGAGGGATTATGGTGAGGCAGGGAGGAGAGGTCGTAAGGATGACCCAGTATGGAATCTACTTAAAGATGGTGGCACTGAGGAGCTTAAGAACTCTGCTGCCCAGATTATAAGCAAGTTGTTACTAGGAGATGATGCTAATGAGAATG GTCATGACTATACCAGTAGAGCAGTTGAAGAAGAAGCCAAGAACAGTAATCAGCTTCAG TCTCTAACTGATAAGGACTATTTTGCAAGATCGCATGATCCACGGGACCCTCGGCCAGCTCATGTGAGATACAGAGTAGGTCAGGTGATGAAGCACAGGATCCATGGTTACCGTGGCATTATCATCGGATGGGATCCAATATGCAAG GCTCCTGAAACATGGATAAAGCGGAACCATCCTAGTGATAAActa GAATGGAGGAAAAGAGCAAATTATGCAGTGCTTGTAGATATTAGGGATCGTCCTGAACCTCAAACAACATACGTTGTCGAGGACAACATCATAATAGTTGATGATGACATGGAA GTAATCCATCCCAGTATTGCAAATTACTTTGAAGATTACGAGGACAATGAGGAGTACATTCCACAAGACTGGCTGAGAGAGATTTATCCCAATGACTAG